Proteins co-encoded in one Malus domestica chromosome 09, GDT2T_hap1 genomic window:
- the LOC139187858 gene encoding protein PXR1-like produces the protein MSIVLYEVPSPFNNFMKASCLVLQGEVEVEVELRGVAREMKRRKKKKLGEERRRSSPDGAAKDFRMLLRCGHMKMPVEDNEEAADPQAATFLKVSFVWLAHEKEISDKNLVKKVKKLSNVVEELRKVVKEKLVEENTKEEDEGKKDVGEEVEDERKDEEDGEEEKDEEEK, from the exons ATGTCAATAGTTTTGTATGAGGTTCCATCTCCTTTTAACAACTTCATGAAAGCCTCTTGTTTGGTACTTCAAGGAGAAGTAGAGGTAGAGGTAGAGTTAAGAGGGGTGGCAAGGGagatgaagaggaggaaaaagaagaagttaGGGGAAGAAAGAAGGCGCAGCAGTCCAGATGGGGCTGCAAAGGATTTTCGTATGCTTTTGAG GTGTGGGCATATGAAAATGCCTGTGGAAGACAACGAAGAAGCAGCCGATCCACAAGCAGCTACATTT TTGAAGGTGTCATTCGTGTGGTTGGCCCATGAGAAGGAAATATCAGACAAGAATCTGGTGAAGAAAGTGAAAAAGCTGTCGAACGTGGTGGAGGAATTAAGGAAGGTAGTGAAGGAAAAACTAGTGGAGGAGAATaccaaggaagaagatgaaggaaaaaaagATGTGGGAGAAGAAGTTGAAGATgaaagaaaagatgaagaagatggagaagagGAAAAGGATGAAGAGgaaaaataa
- the LOC103435467 gene encoding uncharacterized protein isoform X2, with protein MSLRSVKMSEDVWLTCLTHALSTETEEIMGLLLGDIENSVNGSVTALIWGASPQTRSDRRKDRVETNPEQLAAASAQAERMTLSTGRTTRVIGWYHSHPHITVLPSHVDVRTQAMYQLLDSGFIGLIFSCFSEDINKVGRIQVIAFQSSDGKQHHMSRPISLSPVHRSPVIDVESSLSTSENAPVRSTLTRAGSPEQDTADSRTSGTIKGGGRSSDLGLFFANADASHPGRVGGNYQTDTSSNIIGDIDPMDMSESMQEAMHRSNLDMSGAEYARKEVPLHVLPTSSLVKLDSPLMSFAELQRVLYEEERAAYNQAILQNMRDGKVHPLTFIHHTSMYQSSMCKLIEYCYQCSPIK; from the exons atgtCTTTAAGGTCTGTAAAAATGTCGGAGGACGTCTGGCTGACGTGCCTTACACACGCATTGTCCACCGAGACGGAGGAGATCATGGGCCTCCTGCTTGGTGACATCGAG AACTCTGTAAATGGCAGTGTGACAGCACTAATTTGGGGAGCATCACCTCAGACACGATCTGATCGGAGGAAGGATCGTGTGGAGACTAATCCTGAACAGTTGGCTGCTGCATCAGCCCAGGCCGAAA GAATGACACTGTCAACTGGAAGAACAACTAGAGTGATTGGGTGGTACCATTCACATCCTCATATTACAGTTCTTCCATCTCATGTTG ACGTGCGGACGCAGGCAATGTATCAACTTCTAGATTCTGGGTTTATTGGGCTCATATTTTCCTGCTTTAGTGAAGATATAAACAAG GTTGGGCGAATCCAAGTCATTGCTTTTCAGTCCTCGGATGGGAAGCAGCATCACATGTCAAGACCTATATCTTTATCTCCTGTACATAGAAGTCCAGTTATAGATGTTGAATCGTCTTTAAGTACCTCAGAAAATGCACCAGTGAGATCCACTTTAACTAGAGCAGGGAGTCCTGAACAAGACACAGCTGATTCAAGAACTTCTGGAACTATAAAG GGTGGGGGGAGGTCTTCAGACCTGGGGCTTTTCTTTGCCAATGCTGATGCAAGTCATCCAGGAAGAGTTGgaggaaactaccaaactgacacTTCAAGCAACATCATTGGCGATATAGATCCCATGGATATGTCAGAGAGTATGCAAGAAGCAATGCACCGTTCTAACTTGGATATGAG TGGTGCTGAGTATGCCAGGAAAGAAGTTCCTCTTCATGTTTTACCGACCTCATCTCTTGTTAAGCTCGATTCACCTTTAATGTCATTCGCCGAATTGCAACGAGTACTGTATGAAGAGGAGCGAGCGGCTTATAACCAAGCAATCTTGCAAAATATGAG GGATGGGAAAGTGCATCCTCTTACTTTCATACATCACACGTCAATGTACCAGTCTTCCATGTGCAAATTAATCGAATATTG TTATCAGTGCTCACCGATCAAGTGA
- the LOC103435467 gene encoding uncharacterized protein isoform X1, with product MSLRSVKMSEDVWLTCLTHALSTETEEIMGLLLGDIENSVNGSVTALIWGASPQTRSDRRKDRVETNPEQLAAASAQAERMTLSTGRTTRVIGWYHSHPHITVLPSHVDVRTQAMYQLLDSGFIGLIFSCFSEDINKVGRIQVIAFQSSDGKQHHMSRPISLSPVHRSPVIDVESSLSTSENAPVRSTLTRAGSPEQDTADSRTSGTIKGGGRSSDLGLFFANADASHPGRVGGNYQTDTSSNIIGDIDPMDMSESMQEAMHRSNLDMSGAEYARKEVPLHVLPTSSLVKLDSPLMSFAELQRVLYEEERAAYNQAILQNMRDGKVHPLTFIHHTSMYQSSMCKLIEYCLSPAISALQCRLRENETRLSVLTDQVKILETETHRIAETNSGSPRPVSSPVLRGSAPFGHREMFSPAESVSARSPAGSGSRSRKGS from the exons atgtCTTTAAGGTCTGTAAAAATGTCGGAGGACGTCTGGCTGACGTGCCTTACACACGCATTGTCCACCGAGACGGAGGAGATCATGGGCCTCCTGCTTGGTGACATCGAG AACTCTGTAAATGGCAGTGTGACAGCACTAATTTGGGGAGCATCACCTCAGACACGATCTGATCGGAGGAAGGATCGTGTGGAGACTAATCCTGAACAGTTGGCTGCTGCATCAGCCCAGGCCGAAA GAATGACACTGTCAACTGGAAGAACAACTAGAGTGATTGGGTGGTACCATTCACATCCTCATATTACAGTTCTTCCATCTCATGTTG ACGTGCGGACGCAGGCAATGTATCAACTTCTAGATTCTGGGTTTATTGGGCTCATATTTTCCTGCTTTAGTGAAGATATAAACAAG GTTGGGCGAATCCAAGTCATTGCTTTTCAGTCCTCGGATGGGAAGCAGCATCACATGTCAAGACCTATATCTTTATCTCCTGTACATAGAAGTCCAGTTATAGATGTTGAATCGTCTTTAAGTACCTCAGAAAATGCACCAGTGAGATCCACTTTAACTAGAGCAGGGAGTCCTGAACAAGACACAGCTGATTCAAGAACTTCTGGAACTATAAAG GGTGGGGGGAGGTCTTCAGACCTGGGGCTTTTCTTTGCCAATGCTGATGCAAGTCATCCAGGAAGAGTTGgaggaaactaccaaactgacacTTCAAGCAACATCATTGGCGATATAGATCCCATGGATATGTCAGAGAGTATGCAAGAAGCAATGCACCGTTCTAACTTGGATATGAG TGGTGCTGAGTATGCCAGGAAAGAAGTTCCTCTTCATGTTTTACCGACCTCATCTCTTGTTAAGCTCGATTCACCTTTAATGTCATTCGCCGAATTGCAACGAGTACTGTATGAAGAGGAGCGAGCGGCTTATAACCAAGCAATCTTGCAAAATATGAG GGATGGGAAAGTGCATCCTCTTACTTTCATACATCACACGTCAATGTACCAGTCTTCCATGTGCAAATTAATCGAATATTG TTTGAGTCCTGCCATAAGTGCACTGCAATGTCGGTTAAGAGAGAATGAAACTCGG TTATCAGTGCTCACCGATCAAGTGAAGATTTTGGAAACTGAGACGCATAGAATAGCTGAGACAAATTCAGGATCTCCTCGTCCAGTTTCATCTCCTGTACTCCGTGGGAGTGCTCCGTTTGGTCACAGGGAAATGTTTAGTCCTGCTGAATCTGTCAGTGCAAGGAGTCCAGCTGGTTCTGGCAGTAGGAGCCGAAAAGGTTCGTAA
- the LOC103435468 gene encoding late embryogenesis abundant protein 7-like: MASHQNQDLSHKAGELTGQAQVKKDEFLNQASGAAQSAQNQASNLSQSAQNKASDASQSAQNKASDASHTGQDIKDQATHLLQQTSEQVRNMAQGAADAVKNTLGMNSPNDPSNQTNTPSNHTNPNNPSNPSNPSTRI; this comes from the exons ATGGCAAGCCACCAAAATCAGGATTTGAGTCACAAAGCTGGCGAGTTGACTGGGCAAGCTCAG GTTAAGAAGGATGAGTTTCTAAACCAGGCATCGGGTGCAGCTCAGTCTGCCCAAAACCAGGCATCAAATTTATCTCAGTCTGCCCAAAACAAGGCATCAGATGCATCTCAGTCTGCCCAGAACAAGGCATCTGATGCTTCTCATACTGGCCAAGACATCAAGGACCAAGCAACCCACCTCCTTCAACAG ACAAGTGAGCAAGTTAGAAACATGGCTCAAGGAGCAGCTGATGCAGTGAAGAACACTTTGGGAATGAATAGCCCTAACGACCCAAGCAACCAAACCAATACCCCAAGCAACCATACCAACCCAAACAACCCAAGCAACCCAAGCAACCCGAGCACTAGGATTTGA